A region of the Andrena cerasifolii isolate SP2316 chromosome 15, iyAndCera1_principal, whole genome shotgun sequence genome:
cacacgcacgcacgcacgcacccaCCCATATACAGGGTGGGCCCTGTTTCTTTGTATACCACATAAAATATCTCTGCTGCTTTTTACATGTGACCAGCCACCTCTCCTCCCACCATGCATCCTCCGACGCCTAACAATAACTTTGATGCTTGTTTTGTTTTTCCTTACATAAATTTTTAGTAGTAtaaaatccccataaaaaaactttaaaaaagtaaaaaaattacgccaagtacatgaaatcaaataaattagaatattattctaataattagaatataaaaaaagatgtgaaatcaaaatgagctgcaagtacataaaggtgcttttctactgcgcttaagatgacacaactacatatacacagcaaaaatgctgtgttcataccaTTACCCGTATCGCGGACATTggaataatgtgaagataaaatgtaacatctagacatctGCCTAGATGTCCATGGCCtagaagtcaaatacttggcgtggccaggcaaggttaAGGTGtcaatgaataagaattatttaaaaacgcaaaataatgaaagtgtattcatattggcagagttttaaattgacaaattatgtggaagcttgtgagaggaaagatatcggtgtcgatgaatgatcttagaattattttaagacgcaatataatgaaaatatactcatattgtcagaattttaaattgacaaattacactagtttacaaaatgaaATAGATTGCATGTACATTTGATGAGAGGTGATTTTTCTTACAGATTTTCTCCCGCTGAATTCGAAAATCAAGGTTAAAACTTTTTCTATGGaacagtttttaagatattgtgattttaaaatatgtttacctcttttcactttaaaaaccaTATCTGGAGCTAAATGTGTCCGATTTGGTCGTTTTTGGtaccaaatgaaacacactGAAATGATGAACAAATATGTATAATGAGATCTTTAATTGGTTAAGCGGTTCAAAAGATATTGATGAAAATACtccacagttaaaaaaaattaaatttttgagcTTGTTCTGTGGCCATGGAAAAATAGAAACCGATAAAAAAAACGTCCAGTTTCTCTTCATATGCGTAAAGCTGATACTTTTACACAAAAATAACACCAACCAAAAGTAAATCaaccgaaaaatgacaaagttATTAGCGATTGAGTGAATAAATCCAAATCCCATATTTTGGCAAGCGACCATGCCggcaacgttttttttttgttctcacGTTGACGCCACTGCTACAGTGAAAACTGACATTTCGTTTTGAATAAAACAACACAATTTTGATTGTTAAAAAACATACGAAAGAACCCAACTTTATGCTtcagaatattttataaatagtttTGGCTCTTGCTCTTGCTACTGCCGCATAAACCCATTTGGTATTTCTACCAAAACCAGTCGAGTTGCTCAGGCAAAAGTAACAATCTGTCGTATGGCAGAGCGGCTCTCTCTCCACATCATCGGTACACCAAATTTTATGTATCGTCtaatttggaataaaaattcacgTTATTCATGACATGTTTATATGAAACCATCAACAATTTAAACTTACTTTGAACCAGAACCCCACGCGGTAAGAGTTCTATGACACGATAAACACACTTTATTTGGTGTCCACCTCTTATAAAAAGTTGCAGGTGCTATTCCAAAATATTGCAGACAATTTTGTTGTAATGAATCCGTAAAACTACGTCTATTTGCCCCAGGGACAAAATTACCACACACGTATCAGAAATTGTTCGGATCGTTTACGCACTGGAATGGACTGATTGTAACGTTAAGGAAATGGCTCCGAGCTCGTCGACGACGAGATCCTCTTAGTCCTCCCATAGATCCTTGTTGTCTAATCAGAACGATGACATCCCTCAAGCTTCATCAGTGGGTTGTCCTCTAGCCATCTCTCCGTCTTTGccccttccttcgcgcttccctccgctctcggctggtggtcgaggcacgCTTTCCAAGTACATAGTTTACATAGGCTACATATATTACATTCATACCGAAAAGGTATTTATAACTCGGCCTTTCTCGACCGGAGTTTTTACCCTTACAGGACACCGACAATTATCCAAAGCGAAgacagaattttaagtggtTTTACGAGACGAGCCGCTGCCCGTTCGATGAAATTTGGCATgcagatgtggaaggaaaagttaagctatttattatCCTCGCCTGGCgtaactgtagttttgaaagCTATTGAATGCAATCCCAGGTTCTCGCACACCTTCTGAGTTCAAGCATCAGCTACCAGCATTGTAAGGTCACGTTCAAAAACTAGCACGGAAAAACCCTCGAGAAacacaacgcgctctacgtaTTTATGAGTCCTGacaataaactcttcctcgtcctccgtttcaAATCTCGCTGCTGCGTACATATCGATTACATGCAAATTTCCAGCCACGTTCAAGCGGCAGCGTAACAATAGAGATGAGtgcagtacatgcgctagtggcgccctctgcgccgagctttgcaTCATCTTCCCCATTGGTGACCTAGCGTATGTACGttagaattattttgaattACTTATGCTTACTTACCTATGTGAAATTTGAATTCGATACGCTGTTCTGTCACCGTGTCTTTATAAGATATAATAAATCAAGCATTTTAAAACTACAATGCcgctaaacattattaataagatTATAGTAATGAAATCCATATTCACGTGAATTTATGTGTTATTTTAAATAGAAGTACGTTCACGAATTTCATGGTAGTATTAAGTGTTCTAAGGAGAATGTCTGAGcgggaaaaaatatataatcttTTTTTGTCTTTCATCATACATACAACAGGCTGTATAATTGTCCTCATTTCGTGTTAACAATTTGTATATAATTCAGTAGAAACAATATTGTTAACTGACAAAATTCTATTTTTGTATAAAGAACAAACGTGTTCTTAACCTCTAACCACTACCTATATACAATATTGTATGAACTCGTTTCTTCTAATATAGATTTTCTGGTGTGAATAAAGAATTCCAAATACATCGAGTAGCAGAATGGTTAACGAAAATGAAGATGGTGAGAACGTTTCTGATGAGGCGATGGAAGTTGACGAAGAAAATCCTGCGATTGGTTCAGACGAAGAAGGTGGACTAAGAGTAGatgatgatatatatataccacCGCCTCCCAAGAATATCAGTGAAATTGATATTAATGGTTCTAGACTTATGATTACTAAGATTGCTAATgagaattttaaaagttatggtaatATGCAAGTAATTGGTCCATTTCATAAGGTAAATGTtaatattttgtacattttaataCAAGCTATCGGTAAATTAGTAATTTGTTTATCTTCTCTTTCTTATAGTGCTTTTCAGCTATTGTTGGACCAAATGGAAGCGGTAAAAGCAACATCATAGATTCAATGTTATTTGTATTTGGATATAGAGCTAGTAAGATACGATCAAAAaaaatatcagttctaatacaCAATTCCAATCAGTATCAGAATCTTAATAGCTGTACAGTATCTGTGTACTTCCAGCAAATAATTGATAAAGTATGTTATAGATTAAAGTAATAATCCTTTGGCTGTACTTCGGAATGGCTCCAGTGGCCGattgacacgaggtttgaggggaagggtggggagggtgtgtggaccctaaatctaaaattgttgcttcgggaatttattagtttacgagatattaataaaaaaacttttagtatttctgttgacttattccgacattacgcattccactttccaatttgttctggatattagtattggttggggctaaatTAGTGCAGGGGACGTGTgaagcgatgtaagtttggggatttgaaccagaaacttggagatgcgatccatcctattatacagggtggatacctattactgtattaataggcaatactctaggggaGTGATTCTataggccaaaataagacgaaaatatagaatacaatttcttaatatcgcgctccgttttcgagaaaattggctttaaatttcaactaaatacgcgtgctatttaggcgcctgaggggcacgcggaggtacaGGGAGCGCGTCCAGCTGcccgtaggacaaattggggggagggcaggatgaaaccccgttagggctacgtatatacagttcaaaaaaataatttgtaaaaaaaaattaacaataattttttatttatatttcggaaactaataaattcctgaaGCTACAAtgttagatttagggtccacactcCCTCCACAcccatcccctcaagcctcgtgtcgatcggccactggggccatttggAAGTATATCCAAtccattaaataaaatttcaaacaaattttgtaaaatcgTGATTTTGTTTTAGCCCGAGGGAGACTATGATGTTGTTCCAAACAGCGAATTTGTTATATCTCGAAAAGCATTCAAAGATAATTCATCATGCTATGAACTGAACAACAAGAAAGTGCAGTTCAAAGAGATCGCAAAGCTTTTAAGATCTTATGGTGTGGATTTGGATCACAATCGTTTCTTAATTTTACAGGTATGTTGCCTTTTAATATACCTGTAACGTTTCATTTTTGTTGTAATTCTGTATTAGGGTAAAtgatacagtagttgaccacctaagagcttcagtttaggtaaacgctatggaataaataacttgaattttataaatgaaattttgttataccaagcgaaaagaaaaatattgaagATGATTATAACACTAAAGAAACTTTGAAGAAATCGGTAGTTTCAATGTtatgctattataaagaaacataactcaaaaGTATAGTTATTGACCAGTCGTGGCATAGTTGTTGACCGATTTAGGTACATTTGTTGACCACTTACTGAATATAAATgaaagtggcatattttttactgtaaaatcatttttattaaatccatcTGTCACCAAATTAAAATCAAAGACATATTGTCTTGGAGCAGGGTGAGTTTCATGTGCACTTTTCACGACGTATGCCGTGCACTTTGCCGCAGTCTCATTGGCTTctcatttcctttttttttattcttagatttctctctcacctgctctttcttttcttcttcttcttcttcttcatcttctctttgcatctcttagcctatctctctttttcttcttttgctgtttgcttttctttttttttatttcgttaagCGCCTTTGACCTCCGAATTATCGTACCGACCCCCGGACCAATGAAAACTCAGAAGTCATCGGGGGTGCATACCCGAAACCATATTAAAGCAGGGCACATTGCCCCATGCCTCCAAAGatctaaattaattttcatcgcggtctttcagcacgaaaattacgagtggtcaataactgtattactGTGCATTCGTCGAACCAGTTATTGAACACCCCCCAAAACACAGTATAATCACGTTCTACACGACTAGACGTATGACGAATGTTAATATTGGGCCCTTGTCACCTATTGTGATCAATGGTATTCGCGGCAAACAAAATTGAACAATGATTATACAGTCATTAAACAAGTCGCTGCTCTAAAGATGCCCACTAAGCCCTTACcttctttgagagttgaaattacacGTTTTCCTTTCCGATGATCTCACGGCGGAATGCTtgtactgaaatcatcgattcaTGGTTGAAATGAAAGGTAGAACCGTCTTTTCTGATCAAATTGCATCATTGATGCGGAAGCGCGCATGTTTATTAGACTATGGcggcagaaatttgaagtggtcaactactgtaccctggtcaataactgtatcgtttaccctatattatatttaattattataataggGAGAAGTTGAACAAATAGCAATGATGAAGCCGAAGGCACAAAATGAAAATGATACTGGTATGCTCGAATTTTTGGAAGATATAATTGGAACGGTACGTTACAAAGAACCGCTAGAGAAGTTATCGGAAAAGGTAGAAGTCTTATCGGAATATAGAGTCGAGAAGTTAAATCGTTTGAGAATTGTTGAAAAGGAGAAAACAAGTTTGGAGGAACCGATGCAAGAAGCAGTTCAATATCTGCAACAGGAAAATACAGTTACGAGAATGCAACGTCTACTTTACCATTGTAAAAGGTAGCTTCAACTAATCAAATGTTTTAATTAAGtatttattgtaaaaataatattatatttatctgTAATGGAAATTTGTTCTGACAGATTTGAGACTACAAAAGGTGTTACAGAGCATGTGAACAAAATGAATGAGTTGGAGAAAGACTTATTGGATcttgcaaataaaatgaaagaagtaCATGATGAAAAGgaacagaaacaaaaaataattatggAAAGGGGTAAAAAATGGGATAATTTGCAGCAGCAAAAAGACGAAGTCGCGGGAAAATTTGATATTATACGGAAAGATGATGAATCACTTCATGCGGAACTAGTGGAGACAAACAAACGGAGAAAAGCTAACATTGCATCTTTAAAAGCAGTaaaacttattttattattttcaatataaaagttgaaacaattttcaatttcaatgattCAGTAATGGAAGGGCATTTTTAGGAGAAGTCTTTGTTGGAAGAACTCAGCCAAGTTCCtaaaaaaaacatgaaaaatattCAAGAATGTGAAGAACTTATTGAAACGCATATAAAGAacaaagaaaaggaagaagcaATATTAGAATCACTGATGGCTGGATTACGCGAAAAGACTGAACCGTTGCTGAACGAACGTGCTAAGcttgaaaagaaattaatatctcTGAGGAAGGATGTCGATCAAGCACAAGCAGCTTTTAATATTGCACAGTCCGAGCTAGAATTATATACTTCTGTAGAATCTACAGAGAAggagaaattagaaaaattaaagagcTCTTTAAAATCAACAGTAGACGATTTAATGGAGAGAAAGCTACAGCTggaaaacttaaaagtaaaaattccaAACAGTCAACGAGATGTAGTACGAGCACAGCAGGAATTGGAAAGAGTGAAAATTAGGGAAGTTGAAATGAGTGCAAATCTGAAAAGGATGAGGGTCTCGTTTGACGAACAAAAGTTTGCTATGCAAGCGAGTAAgtcaagaaataaaattttagacAGCTTAATGCGGGAGAAGAGGGAGGGTAGGGTTCCTGGTATATTTGGTAGATTGGTAggtaaattacaatttttttttcatgtaataGTTGATCAAATCTAGCTTACCTACTTGTATTTTTCTTACATGTAGGGTGATCTTGGCGCTATAGATGGGAAGTACGACGTTGCAATTTCAACAGCATGCGGCCCTTTGGACAATATTGTAGTGGACACTGTAACGACTGCGCAAACATGCATAACGTTCCTTCGGCAGAACGACATAGGTCGCGCAACGTTTATACCACTCGAAAAACAGCAACGTTTATTGTCGAGATGTAGACAAAAGATACAAACTCCTGAGAACGTCCCAAGACTCTTTGATCTTGTACACGTTGAAGACGAGAGAGTACTACCAGCGTTTTATTATGGGCTACAGGATACATTGGTAGCAAACGATTTAGATCAAGCAACACGTATTGCATACGGTCAGAAGCGTTTCAGGGTAGTTACATTGAAAGGTGAATTAATCGAATTGTCAGGCACAATGAGTGGTGGCGGGCGAACAGTGTTCAAAGGCAGAATGGGTCAAAAGGTATTAAGAAACGAACTTGCAACGGTAGATATTGAAATGTTGCAATCAGATTTGGATAAAACGTACAAAGAGTGCAACCAACTTAGGGCTCAACAACAATCTCTAGAAAATCAGATTCGCACCCTGAATGTAGATTTACAAGAAATGGAAGTGGGCGAAAAAAAGTTACGCATTCAAGTAAAAACTTTACAAGAGCAAGAACCATCTCTACGAACGCAGCTGAAGATTCAAGAAAAGGTAGTTGCAGATTCGGCGTCAAATCCAAAGAAGGTTGAACAGTTGCAAAAAGCAATGAACAGTGCTAAAGAATGTCTGGGGGAAGTGAAGGAAAGATCAAAGTCTATAGAGAATGAAGTAGTACGTATTAATAAATCGATAGAGGAAATATCGGGGAACCGAGTGAAAGatcaacagaaaaaaatatctgACTTCTGCAAATCGGTTGATAAAGCTAAAGCTGAAATATGTCGATTACAAGTTGCGATTAAAACGACTGAGAGGAACGTGAAGAAGATTGAACAGCAAATAGACTGTCTCGAGAATGATGTGCATGCTTGCGAACAAAGACTTCGTGATATTcaaaaagagaaacagaaattgGAAGAGCAAGGAAAAGAACATTTGAGAGAACTTAATGAACTTACGGAAGCTCTTTCGGAAAGAGACTATGCTACGGCATCGCTTAAAGAAGAGTTGAACGCTCTGCAAGCCCGGGAGAATAAAATGAAAGTAGTTAAAATTGATCTCGATCAGAAGATGAAAGATTGTAAAAGTGCAATAAAGGAGTTGAAACAACAAATCCCGGAGTATACAAGAAGAATAGCCGAGTTAAAGCTTCAAGCAATACCTGGGGAAACTTCAGAAGGATTTCAAGAATTAACGGAAGAAGAGCTTAATACGCTAGACGAGAAAGTTCTTTTAGTTAACTTGCAAAAAGCTAAAAACAGATTACCTGCAGAGATTCCGAATATGCAGGTTATTGCCGAGTATAAGGAAAAAGATGCGTTATATTTACAACGTGCCGCAGATCTTGAAAAGATAACTTCTGAGCGTAACAGGATACGTGATATTTATGAAACAGCAAGGCGTCGTAGAATTCAAGAATTTCTCGCAGGTTTCACCATAATTACGGACAAATTAAAGGAAATGTATCAAATGATTACATTAGGTGGTGACGCGGAATtggaattggttgattctttGGACCCTTTTAGTGAAGGAATTGCTTTTAGCGTAAGGCCACCTAAGAAATcttggaaaaatatttgcaaTCTTAGCGGCGGTGAAAAAACCTTGAGTTCCTTAGCGCTTGTATTCGCGTTACATCATTATAAGCCAACTCCAttatattttatggatgaaataGATGCCGCCTTGGACTTCAAAAATGTTTCAATTGTTGGAAATTACATcaaagaaagaacgaaaaatGCACAGTTTATAATTATATCTTTAAGGTCGAATATGTTCGAACTTGCAGATTATCTTGTGGGAATATACAAGACATACAATTGTACTAAAAGTGTTACTGTTGACTTGAGAAAATATTACGAGAGAAATGGAATTACTCCTCCAACGCAAATTACTTCTAAACAAATGTATTCCACTCAGATGCAGAAATTCTCGGTGCAAAGCCAGCATAAAGAACGTTATGCAACACCGCGTACGAATAACGGGGAAGCCACAGACAAAAAccaagaaacaaacaaaaatacacTCAAGTaagttataacaatt
Encoded here:
- the Glu gene encoding structural maintenance of chromosomes 4-like protein gluon, which produces MVNENEDGENVSDEAMEVDEENPAIGSDEEGGLRVDDDIYIPPPPKNISEIDINGSRLMITKIANENFKSYGNMQVIGPFHKCFSAIVGPNGSGKSNIIDSMLFVFGYRASKIRSKKISVLIHNSNQYQNLNSCTVSVYFQQIIDKPEGDYDVVPNSEFVISRKAFKDNSSCYELNNKKVQFKEIAKLLRSYGVDLDHNRFLILQGEVEQIAMMKPKAQNENDTGMLEFLEDIIGTVRYKEPLEKLSEKVEVLSEYRVEKLNRLRIVEKEKTSLEEPMQEAVQYLQQENTVTRMQRLLYHCKRFETTKGVTEHVNKMNELEKDLLDLANKMKEVHDEKEQKQKIIMERGKKWDNLQQQKDEVAGKFDIIRKDDESLHAELVETNKRRKANIASLKAEKSLLEELSQVPKKNMKNIQECEELIETHIKNKEKEEAILESLMAGLREKTEPLLNERAKLEKKLISLRKDVDQAQAAFNIAQSELELYTSVESTEKEKLEKLKSSLKSTVDDLMERKLQLENLKVKIPNSQRDVVRAQQELERVKIREVEMSANLKRMRVSFDEQKFAMQASKSRNKILDSLMREKREGRVPGIFGRLGDLGAIDGKYDVAISTACGPLDNIVVDTVTTAQTCITFLRQNDIGRATFIPLEKQQRLLSRCRQKIQTPENVPRLFDLVHVEDERVLPAFYYGLQDTLVANDLDQATRIAYGQKRFRVVTLKGELIELSGTMSGGGRTVFKGRMGQKVLRNELATVDIEMLQSDLDKTYKECNQLRAQQQSLENQIRTLNVDLQEMEVGEKKLRIQVKTLQEQEPSLRTQLKIQEKVVADSASNPKKVEQLQKAMNSAKECLGEVKERSKSIENEVVRINKSIEEISGNRVKDQQKKISDFCKSVDKAKAEICRLQVAIKTTERNVKKIEQQIDCLENDVHACEQRLRDIQKEKQKLEEQGKEHLRELNELTEALSERDYATASLKEELNALQARENKMKVVKIDLDQKMKDCKSAIKELKQQIPEYTRRIAELKLQAIPGETSEGFQELTEEELNTLDEKVLLVNLQKAKNRLPAEIPNMQVIAEYKEKDALYLQRAADLEKITSERNRIRDIYETARRRRIQEFLAGFTIITDKLKEMYQMITLGGDAELELVDSLDPFSEGIAFSVRPPKKSWKNICNLSGGEKTLSSLALVFALHHYKPTPLYFMDEIDAALDFKNVSIVGNYIKERTKNAQFIIISLRSNMFELADYLVGIYKTYNCTKSVTVDLRKYYERNGITPPTQITSKQMYSTQMQKFSVQSQHKERYATPRTNNGEATDKNQETNKNTLNLPDLGLCSTPEKKSLQNEHTNASSRLSTDDSNTDIPLKKKRKL